In one Mucilaginibacter ginsenosidivorax genomic region, the following are encoded:
- a CDS encoding aldo/keto reductase, with protein sequence MEYRQLGASGLRVPVLSFGTATFGGGNEFFKAWGNTQVDEAKKLINLCLDAGVNFFDTANIYSRGLSEEILGKALEGLRNQVLISTKATLPMGDDANDYGSSRQHLIKQAEDSLKRLQTDHIDVYHMHSFDATTPVEETLRALDDLVTSGKIRYIACSNFSGWHLMKSLSVSERYGWSRYIANQAYYSLLDREFEWELMPLAIDQNVSTIVWSPLASGKVSGKFRRGQPIPADSRTVQGGAHGPETNFDRLYNIVDALEEVAGETGKSVAQISINWLLQRPTVANIIIGARNEEQLIQNLDAVGWNLTTDQVKKLDAASDLAPIYPYWHQLQNPQLIPPPIQY encoded by the coding sequence ATGGAATACAGACAATTAGGAGCATCGGGATTGAGGGTTCCGGTATTAAGTTTCGGAACGGCCACATTTGGCGGTGGTAACGAATTTTTTAAAGCCTGGGGTAATACACAGGTTGATGAGGCCAAAAAGTTGATTAATTTATGCCTTGACGCTGGTGTTAACTTTTTTGATACAGCGAATATATACTCAAGGGGGCTATCTGAAGAAATATTGGGCAAGGCATTGGAAGGTCTGCGTAACCAGGTACTCATCAGCACAAAGGCCACGCTTCCGATGGGCGACGATGCTAATGATTATGGTTCATCGCGCCAGCATTTGATAAAACAGGCAGAAGATAGCCTTAAAAGGTTACAAACAGACCATATAGATGTTTACCACATGCATAGCTTTGATGCCACAACCCCGGTTGAAGAAACCCTGCGCGCGCTTGATGACCTGGTAACAAGTGGTAAAATACGTTACATTGCCTGTTCAAACTTTTCGGGTTGGCATTTAATGAAATCGCTATCGGTATCTGAACGTTATGGCTGGAGCAGATACATTGCCAACCAGGCTTATTATTCGTTGTTAGACCGCGAGTTTGAATGGGAGTTGATGCCTTTAGCCATTGATCAAAATGTGAGTACCATAGTTTGGAGCCCATTGGCATCGGGCAAGGTGAGTGGTAAATTCAGGAGGGGGCAGCCCATTCCGGCAGATTCAAGAACCGTGCAAGGCGGCGCTCATGGACCCGAAACCAACTTTGATCGCCTGTACAACATCGTTGATGCCTTAGAAGAAGTTGCCGGGGAAACAGGTAAATCTGTGGCGCAAATTTCAATTAACTGGTTATTGCAAAGGCCAACCGTTGCCAACATTATTATAGGCGCACGTAACGAGGAACAATTAATACAAAACCTTGACGCCGTTGGCTGGAACTTAACTACCGATCAGGTTAAAAAACTTGATGCCGCCAGCGATTTAGCGCCGATATATCCGTACTGGCACCAACTTCAAAATCCACAACTTATACCTCCGCCAATACAATACTAA
- a CDS encoding CDGSH iron-sulfur domain-containing protein: MATTKLTINNNGSVKIDGDFEIVDMQGNNYGLQGRTIVSICRCGLSANKPFCDGSHKGHFEHDAIAFDLPPKKV, encoded by the coding sequence ATGGCAACAACCAAACTTACTATCAATAACAACGGATCTGTAAAAATCGATGGCGATTTTGAAATTGTAGATATGCAAGGCAACAACTATGGCTTACAGGGCAGAACAATAGTTTCTATTTGCCGCTGTGGCTTATCGGCCAACAAACCATTTTGTGACGGCTCGCACAAAGGTCATTTTGAGCATGATGCAATCGCTTTTGATTTGCCTCCAAAAAAAGTATAA
- a CDS encoding serine hydrolase, translating to MKQYCILLIIIVTGLNTLAQQPDTIFLKNLLQSHPELFQGILNHPTHNEVQILYTQINRDKNNKPHFKSYSYRLNPKRYFYPASTVKLPTGIFALEKLNELKIKGLTKSSAMITDSAFAGQTKVKTDTSSANGLPSIENYIKKILLVSDNDAYNRLYEFVGREEINKKLKKYKLNNTRIIGRLAINDTGEGTKHANPIDFYNGDKLVYQKPALFDGNDYPMQLDNMLQGKGYLDKNDRLVMQPFDFSQKNVYTIADQQMVLKRLLFPEAFAAEQRFNLTLADYRLIYKYMSMFPPESIKPTYNRPQNYPVMSKLLFYGADSTAVPDANIRIFNKYGDSYGYNIDNAYIVDFKNKVEFLLTAVVQSNEDGIYNDNKYEYATVCLPFLRNLGQVIYQHELHRPKKHLPDLTNFKFNYHTVK from the coding sequence ATGAAACAATATTGTATCCTGTTAATAATAATTGTAACCGGTTTAAATACATTAGCCCAACAACCTGATACCATCTTTCTCAAAAACCTGCTACAATCTCACCCCGAGTTATTTCAAGGCATCCTTAATCATCCAACGCATAACGAAGTACAGATCCTGTACACGCAGATCAACCGCGACAAGAATAACAAACCACATTTTAAGTCATACAGTTACCGGCTTAATCCAAAACGATATTTTTATCCGGCAAGTACGGTAAAACTGCCAACCGGCATTTTTGCGCTCGAGAAACTAAATGAGCTTAAAATTAAGGGCCTTACCAAAAGCTCGGCAATGATAACCGACAGCGCTTTCGCAGGCCAAACTAAAGTTAAAACAGACACATCGTCGGCCAATGGCCTGCCATCAATAGAAAACTATATAAAAAAAATATTGCTGGTAAGCGATAACGATGCATATAACAGGCTTTATGAATTTGTGGGCCGTGAAGAGATTAACAAAAAATTAAAAAAATACAAGCTCAACAATACCCGCATTATTGGCCGGTTGGCGATAAATGATACCGGCGAGGGTACCAAACACGCCAATCCTATTGATTTTTACAATGGCGATAAACTGGTTTACCAAAAACCAGCGTTGTTTGATGGCAATGATTACCCTATGCAACTGGATAACATGCTGCAAGGAAAAGGCTACCTGGATAAAAACGACAGACTGGTAATGCAGCCCTTTGACTTTAGCCAGAAAAACGTTTATACCATTGCCGACCAGCAAATGGTTTTAAAACGGTTGCTTTTCCCCGAAGCTTTCGCTGCGGAACAACGCTTCAATTTAACACTGGCAGATTATCGGCTTATCTACAAGTATATGAGCATGTTCCCTCCAGAAAGTATCAAACCTACCTATAACCGGCCGCAAAATTATCCTGTAATGAGCAAACTGTTGTTTTATGGTGCTGATAGTACCGCAGTGCCCGATGCCAACATCAGAATTTTTAATAAATACGGCGACAGCTATGGCTACAATATTGATAACGCATATATAGTTGATTTTAAAAACAAAGTGGAGTTTTTACTTACCGCCGTTGTGCAATCAAACGAGGACGGTATTTACAACGATAACAAGTACGAATACGCCACGGTATGCCTCCCTTTTCTGAGAAACCTTGGGCAGGTAATTTACCAGCACGAATTGCATCGACCAAAGAAACACCTCCCTGATTTAACCAACTTTAAATTTAATTACCATACGGTTAAATAA
- a CDS encoding SRPBCC family protein, producing MATTIIEYKDNFPILYGDDRVNLNWPERYTSIIGGVKLGWSGFKNIFSSPFSSVLKIGAGGYLLNRGLTGHCELYKRIGKLSTSPINVNIRSSFTVNQPRHKVYNFWRKLDNLPLFMKHLESVEIIDPKYSYWVLKLPADMATVSWHAEIVKDEPNEMIGWSSLPDSAINNAGKVRFQDTIDGTGTVVDIVISYQPPAGGIGAGIAQVLNPLFKNMVDKDVQNFKQYMDLDNGFEASFDTSEVIIIS from the coding sequence ATGGCAACTACCATAATCGAATACAAAGATAATTTTCCCATACTTTATGGCGACGACAGGGTAAACCTGAACTGGCCGGAACGTTATACATCTATCATTGGTGGTGTAAAACTCGGCTGGTCGGGCTTTAAGAACATTTTCTCGAGCCCGTTTTCAAGTGTTTTAAAAATTGGCGCGGGTGGTTACCTGTTAAACCGCGGCCTTACCGGGCATTGTGAGCTTTATAAGCGCATCGGCAAGCTTTCTACCAGCCCTATCAACGTTAATATCCGGTCGTCGTTCACGGTAAATCAACCAAGGCACAAAGTTTATAATTTTTGGCGCAAATTGGATAACCTGCCGCTATTTATGAAACACCTGGAAAGTGTGGAAATTATTGACCCTAAATATTCTTACTGGGTTTTAAAATTACCCGCCGATATGGCAACCGTAAGCTGGCATGCCGAAATTGTAAAGGATGAGCCAAACGAAATGATAGGCTGGAGCTCGTTGCCCGATTCGGCCATTAATAATGCAGGCAAAGTACGTTTCCAGGATACCATCGACGGAACCGGCACTGTAGTTGATATCGTTATCAGTTACCAGCCACCCGCGGGCGGCATAGGCGCCGGTATAGCTCAGGTACTTAACCCGTTGTTTAAAAACATGGTTGACAAAGACGTACAAAACTTTAAACAGTATATGGATCTTGATAACGGATTCGAAGCATCTTTTGATACGTCTGAAGTTATTATCATATCTTAA
- the rplT gene encoding 50S ribosomal protein L20, which yields MPRSVNAVASRRRRKRIMNLAKGYWGSRSKVYTVAKNTVEKGLQYAYRDRKTKKREFRALWIQRINAGARQHGISYSQLIGKLAAKEIGLNRKVLADLAMNHPDAFKAVIDAVK from the coding sequence ATGCCACGTTCAGTTAACGCAGTAGCGTCGAGAAGACGCCGGAAAAGGATCATGAACCTCGCCAAAGGTTATTGGGGTTCACGCAGCAAGGTTTATACCGTTGCAAAAAACACAGTAGAAAAAGGTTTACAGTACGCTTATCGTGACCGTAAAACCAAGAAAAGAGAGTTCAGGGCTTTATGGATCCAGCGTATCAACGCCGGTGCCCGTCAGCACGGAATTTCTTACTCTCAATTAATAGGTAAATTAGCAGCAAAAGAAATCGGTTTAAACCGTAAAGTATTGGCCGATTTAGCGATGAATCATCCTGATGCTTTCAAAGCCGTTATTGATGCAGTAAAATAA
- the rpmI gene encoding 50S ribosomal protein L35, giving the protein MPKMKTNSSAKKRFKLTGTGKITRKNAFKSHILTKMSTKRKRNLGHTSLVSKADCGNVKRMLCIGK; this is encoded by the coding sequence ATGCCAAAAATGAAAACCAATTCCAGTGCTAAAAAGCGCTTTAAGCTTACTGGAACAGGTAAAATCACTCGGAAGAATGCATTCAAAAGCCACATCTTAACCAAGATGTCGACTAAACGTAAGCGTAACCTTGGCCACACCAGCTTAGTTTCAAAAGCTGATTGCGGCAATGTTAAACGCATGCTTTGCATCGGAAAGTAA
- the infC gene encoding translation initiation factor IF-3 encodes MALNKPFNRGPRLPFKKKEAEHNINQFIRAQEVRLVGDNVEQGIFSLRDALAIAQEQELDLVEISPNAVPPVCKVTDYNKFIYEQKKKLKEIKSNAKQTVIKEIRFGPNTDDHDFEFKLKHAIKFLEAGEKVRAYVHFKGRAIVYKEQGEILLLRFAQALEDVGKVEQLPKLEGKRMFLTLAPKAAKK; translated from the coding sequence TTGGCATTAAACAAACCTTTCAATAGAGGACCAAGGCTTCCTTTTAAGAAAAAAGAAGCTGAACACAACATCAATCAATTCATTAGGGCTCAGGAAGTTCGCCTTGTAGGTGATAACGTAGAGCAAGGTATTTTTTCATTAAGAGATGCCCTTGCTATAGCGCAGGAGCAGGAACTTGACCTGGTTGAAATATCTCCGAACGCCGTACCTCCGGTTTGTAAAGTAACGGACTATAACAAGTTCATTTACGAGCAGAAGAAAAAGCTTAAAGAGATAAAGAGCAATGCCAAGCAAACTGTTATAAAGGAGATCCGTTTTGGGCCTAATACTGATGACCATGACTTTGAATTTAAATTAAAGCATGCCATTAAGTTTTTGGAAGCCGGCGAAAAGGTGAGGGCTTACGTACACTTTAAAGGTCGTGCCATTGTTTACAAAGAGCAGGGCGAGATATTATTACTCCGTTTTGCTCAGGCATTGGAGGATGTAGGTAAAGTGGAGCAGTTACCAAAGCTTGAAGGTAAAAGGATGTTTTTAACCCTTGCGCCTAAAGCTGCTAAAAAGTAG
- the thrS gene encoding threonine--tRNA ligase — protein sequence MISITLPDGSVRQYDKGITSAQIALSISEGLARNVLAAEVDGEVWDSSRPIEKDSHVKLLTWNDASGKSTFWHSSAHLLAEALEALYPGTKFGIGPALKEGAGFYYDVDFGDKVLSSDEFKQIEDKMIELAKAKSEYIRKPVSKADAVEYFTEKNDEYKLDLIKDLADGEITFYTQGNFTDLCRGPHIPNTGFIKAVKVMSLAGAYWRGDETRKQLTRIYGVTFPKASELTEYLHMIEEAKKRDHRKLGKELELFAFSEKVGMGLPLWLPKGTALRERLQNFLQKAQIKAGYEQVITPHIGHKNLYVTSGHYEKYGADSFQPIKTPQEGEEFFLKPMNCPHHCEIYKTKPRSYKDLPVRFAEFGTVYRYEQSGELHGLTRVRGFTQDDAHLFCRPDQVKEEFKKVIDLVLYVFKALGFENYTAQVSLRDPENKAKYIGTDDNWALAESAIIEAAAEKGLSTVVELGEAAFYGPKLDFMVKDALGRKWQLGTIQVDYNLPERFELEYTGSDNLKHRPVMIHRAPFGSMERFIAVLIEHCAGNFPLWLSPEQFIILPISEKYEEYAKKLSDVLKDSDICGLIDFRDEKIGRKIRDAEVKKIPYMLIVGEKEAAEGMVSVRKHGLGDLGSMSIEDFKEQIIKEIKV from the coding sequence ATGATTAGTATTACACTTCCCGATGGTTCCGTTCGTCAGTACGACAAGGGGATTACTTCTGCCCAGATCGCGTTGTCGATCTCTGAAGGATTAGCACGTAACGTATTAGCAGCCGAGGTTGATGGCGAGGTTTGGGATTCCAGCCGCCCTATCGAAAAGGATTCGCACGTTAAATTATTAACCTGGAACGATGCTTCAGGTAAGTCAACTTTCTGGCATTCATCAGCCCACTTATTGGCCGAGGCTTTGGAGGCGCTTTACCCGGGCACCAAATTTGGTATCGGCCCGGCGCTTAAAGAAGGAGCAGGTTTTTATTATGATGTAGACTTTGGCGACAAAGTTTTATCGAGCGATGAGTTTAAGCAGATAGAGGATAAAATGATCGAGTTGGCCAAAGCCAAATCAGAATACATCCGCAAACCTGTAAGTAAAGCCGACGCTGTCGAGTATTTTACTGAAAAAAATGACGAGTACAAGCTCGACCTGATCAAAGACCTGGCCGATGGCGAGATCACTTTTTATACACAAGGTAACTTTACCGATTTGTGCCGTGGTCCGCATATCCCAAACACCGGTTTTATAAAAGCGGTGAAGGTAATGAGCCTGGCCGGCGCTTACTGGCGCGGCGACGAAACACGTAAGCAGCTAACCCGTATTTACGGAGTTACTTTTCCTAAAGCCAGCGAGCTTACCGAATACCTGCACATGATTGAAGAAGCTAAAAAGCGCGATCACAGGAAATTAGGTAAAGAACTGGAACTGTTTGCATTCTCTGAAAAAGTAGGTATGGGATTGCCTTTGTGGTTGCCAAAAGGAACCGCCCTGCGTGAACGCCTGCAAAACTTTTTGCAAAAGGCACAGATTAAAGCCGGGTATGAGCAGGTAATTACACCGCACATCGGCCACAAAAATCTGTATGTAACATCTGGTCACTATGAAAAATACGGGGCCGATTCATTTCAACCAATAAAAACCCCGCAGGAAGGGGAGGAGTTCTTTTTGAAACCAATGAACTGCCCTCACCATTGCGAAATATATAAAACAAAGCCTCGTTCGTACAAAGATCTGCCGGTTCGTTTTGCCGAGTTTGGTACAGTATACCGTTATGAACAAAGCGGCGAGTTGCATGGCTTAACACGGGTGCGTGGCTTTACACAGGATGACGCTCACCTATTTTGCCGTCCAGATCAGGTAAAAGAAGAGTTTAAAAAAGTAATTGACCTCGTATTATACGTATTTAAAGCTTTAGGCTTTGAAAATTATACAGCGCAGGTTTCTCTACGCGATCCGGAGAACAAAGCCAAATACATCGGAACAGACGACAACTGGGCCCTGGCCGAAAGCGCGATCATTGAAGCCGCTGCCGAGAAAGGCTTAAGCACTGTAGTTGAATTGGGTGAGGCCGCGTTTTATGGCCCTAAGCTCGATTTTATGGTGAAAGATGCCTTGGGTCGTAAATGGCAATTAGGAACCATCCAGGTAGATTATAATTTACCAGAGCGTTTTGAGTTGGAATACACCGGCAGCGACAATTTGAAACACCGTCCGGTAATGATCCATAGGGCGCCGTTTGGCTCAATGGAACGCTTTATTGCCGTATTGATTGAGCATTGCGCGGGTAATTTTCCGCTTTGGTTATCTCCTGAGCAATTTATTATTTTGCCGATATCAGAAAAATACGAGGAATATGCAAAAAAACTTTCTGATGTGTTAAAAGATTCCGATATTTGCGGGCTGATTGATTTCAGGGATGAGAAAATAGGACGCAAGATACGCGATGCTGAAGTCAAAAAGATCCCTTATATGTTGATAGTGGGCGAAAAAGAAGCTGCTGAAGGCATGGTTTCTGTAAGGAAACATGGTTTGGGAGACTTGGGAAGTATGAGCATAGAAGATTTTAAAGAACAAATAATTAAAGAAATAAAAGTATAA
- a CDS encoding (Fe-S)-binding protein, whose translation MKIELFVPCFVDQLFPDTAFNTIKVLEKAGCKVSFNPNQTCCGQPAFNAGFWDDAKAVGSKFLNDFSEDSVIVTPSASCTGMVKNYYNGLFTNTALHNKCRAIQGNIYELSDFLVNILQFDYFGAELDGKAVYHDSCAALRECKIRTEPRQLLSKVLGLELLELKDNETCCGFGGTFAVKFEAISTAMAQQKVDNALAAGAEYIISTDASCLMQLQTYIDKNSLPIRTIHLADVLALGWGNV comes from the coding sequence ATGAAGATAGAGCTGTTTGTACCATGTTTTGTAGATCAATTATTTCCTGATACTGCTTTTAATACCATAAAAGTGCTGGAAAAGGCAGGTTGTAAGGTTAGCTTTAACCCTAACCAAACCTGTTGCGGGCAACCTGCCTTTAACGCCGGATTTTGGGACGATGCCAAAGCAGTGGGCAGTAAATTCCTGAATGATTTTTCGGAAGATAGCGTCATCGTTACGCCATCGGCATCGTGCACCGGTATGGTGAAAAATTACTATAACGGTTTATTTACCAATACAGCCCTGCACAATAAATGCCGCGCCATACAGGGTAATATTTACGAGCTGTCGGATTTCCTGGTAAACATCCTCCAGTTTGATTACTTCGGCGCCGAGTTGGATGGCAAAGCCGTATACCACGATAGTTGTGCAGCATTGCGCGAATGCAAGATCAGGACCGAGCCGCGGCAATTACTCTCCAAGGTATTGGGCCTGGAATTGCTTGAACTAAAAGACAATGAAACCTGCTGTGGTTTCGGCGGCACGTTTGCCGTTAAGTTTGAAGCCATCTCCACGGCTATGGCCCAACAAAAAGTAGATAATGCTTTAGCCGCCGGTGCAGAATATATCATCTCGACAGATGCCTCCTGCTTAATGCAGTTGCAAACTTATATAGATAAAAACAGCTTACCTATACGCACTATTCACCTTGCTGATGTTTTGGCGTTGGGCTGGGGGAATGTGTGA
- a CDS encoding MFS transporter: METKNNKKTIRAWAFFDWANSAYNLVITSTIFPAYYVAITANPANGNRVAFFGKSFINTALSDYALATAYMIMVLLLPILSSIADYKGNKKLFMQFFTAIGSLSCCYLFYFKPHQPIEASIIAFALAAIGYSGGFVFYNSYLPEIATVDMQDKVSAKGFTYGYIGSVLLQIVCFVFVKKPEWFGITDSSFAPRLSFLLVGLWWMGFAIIPFVVLPKGSPNAVPHNHNIIKGGFIELGNVWKKVKKMPLLKRFLPAFFFYSMGVQTIMLVATGFAAKELKMDTSALITIILIIQLVAIAGATLMSRLSGKYGNVRVLIGTVIIWIMVCIAAYYTTTHSQFYVIAIIVGLVMGGIQSMSRSTYSKYLPENIPDTASFFSFYDVTEKLAIVGGLFSFGFFEEITGSPRNSVLVLAIFFIVGLILLFSLLKAERSIQKNAEFSAE; this comes from the coding sequence ATGGAAACCAAGAATAACAAGAAAACCATCCGGGCCTGGGCATTTTTTGATTGGGCTAACTCGGCCTATAACCTGGTCATCACCTCAACAATTTTTCCGGCATATTATGTGGCTATAACCGCCAATCCGGCTAACGGAAACAGGGTCGCCTTTTTTGGCAAAAGTTTTATAAACACGGCCTTATCAGATTATGCTTTGGCAACAGCCTACATGATCATGGTTTTATTATTGCCCATATTGTCGTCGATAGCCGATTACAAGGGTAATAAAAAGCTTTTTATGCAATTTTTTACCGCTATAGGCTCGTTGTCGTGCTGTTATTTATTTTATTTTAAACCACATCAGCCTATTGAGGCAAGTATTATTGCATTTGCCCTCGCGGCAATTGGTTATAGTGGTGGTTTTGTGTTTTACAATTCATACCTACCAGAAATTGCAACCGTTGACATGCAGGATAAAGTAAGCGCAAAGGGATTTACTTATGGCTATATCGGTAGTGTATTGCTGCAGATAGTTTGTTTTGTATTTGTTAAAAAGCCAGAATGGTTTGGGATTACCGATAGTAGTTTTGCGCCCCGCTTATCATTTTTACTGGTTGGTTTATGGTGGATGGGCTTTGCTATTATTCCGTTTGTGGTGTTACCCAAAGGAAGCCCCAATGCGGTACCCCACAATCATAATATAATTAAAGGCGGTTTTATTGAGTTAGGCAATGTTTGGAAAAAAGTAAAAAAGATGCCATTACTCAAAAGGTTTTTGCCCGCATTTTTCTTTTACTCCATGGGGGTACAAACCATTATGCTGGTGGCAACAGGCTTTGCCGCCAAGGAATTAAAAATGGATACTTCAGCTTTAATTACCATTATTCTTATTATTCAGCTTGTTGCCATTGCCGGCGCAACGCTAATGTCAAGGTTATCTGGTAAATATGGTAACGTCAGGGTTTTGATTGGTACAGTTATCATTTGGATAATGGTTTGTATTGCCGCTTATTATACAACAACCCATAGCCAGTTTTATGTTATTGCAATAATTGTAGGTTTGGTTATGGGGGGCATTCAATCCATGTCGCGTTCAACGTATTCCAAATACCTGCCCGAAAATATTCCGGATACCGCATCTTTCTTTAGCTTTTATGATGTTACTGAAAAGTTGGCTATAGTTGGTGGTTTATTCAGTTTCGGTTTTTTTGAAGAAATAACGGGCAGTCCGCGTAATTCTGTGTTGGTATTAGCTATATTTTTTATTGTAGGATTAATTTTATTGTTTTCTTTGCTGAAAGCCGAAAGAAGCATTCAAAAAAATGCGGAATTTAGCGCCGAATAA